The region GGGATTAAAAACCTTGGCGGATTTTCTTTGTTTCGGCGATTCCGAAACCATGAAAATGTTATCACATTTTCTTTAGCCGAGGCAGTCTGAGGCGGATGAAAATGTTATCACATTTTCTTTAGCCGAGGCAGTCTGAGGCGGATGAAAATGTTATCACATTTTCATATATTAGTTATCTGCAAATTTTTGTCAATAGGCGAACTCGCGAGTTATCCACAATGCTTGACATTGTCCGCGCGGCGGTGCGAAATTTTTGCGCGGGGGTGGAAAATTCTTGAGTATTTGATATATAATTGTTATATGAAAATATCTGCTTCGCGGGGATTGGCGGCGGCAATTACGATCGCGGCGGTCGCGGCCGTAATTGCCATAATGAATGTTCCGATAATTAATTCGGCGGTTAAAAACACGGCTTATTTTATCGTCAAACCTTTGCAAAGCGGCGCTTGGGTCGCGGGCGCGCGGGTCTACGGATTTTTTGAGCCGCTTTCCAGAGCGGGCGCGCTGGCCGATGAAAACGCGCGTTTGCGCCGGGACACGGTTGATTTGTCGGCAAAGAACGCGCGGATCGGCGAATTGGAAAACGAGAACGCCATGCTTAGAGAAGGTTTGAATTTGGAATTGAACAAAGACTTCGATTTGAAACTGGCCCGTATCGTGGGCAAAAACATCGCGCAGGATGTTTTGATAATCGATAAAGGCGCCAAAGATATGGTGCTGGCGGGGATGCCGGTGATAACCGGGCAAAAAGCGCTGGTTGGCAAGATATCGAAAGTGTACGATGATTTTTCCGAGGTAACTTTGGTTACGAACAAGAGTTTTTCTTTTGATGTAAAGATCGGATCGGAAGGAATCGACGGTCTCGTAAGGGGCAAGGGCGGATTCTCGGCCTATGTCGATCTGGTGTCCAAGGGCAAGGAATTAAAAAATGATATGCCGGTTGTCACCAGCGCGTTGGGCGGGATTTTTCCGGCCGGATTGGTTGTGGGGAGCATAAAAGAGATCGACAAAAACGATATAGAAACTTTTCAATCCGCCGAATTGTCGCTGGCTTTCGATATTAACGGAGATATCGATGTTTTTGCGGCCAGCGGAAAATATCCGGCCGGTTTTCAAAACGGAACCGCGGCGGTTGAAAACCAAACCAAGAAATGAGAAAAAGACAGATTGCCGTAATCGCGGTTTTAGGAGTTTTAGCTGTCGCGCAGGCGAGTTTTGCTCCGCATTTTGAACTGTTCTCGTCAGGATGGTTTGAGTGGGTGAATTTCGTGAACATCGCCGTGGTTGTTACCGCGCTTTTCGAGCGCCGCCGCAACAAGTTCGGCTGGCTGGCCGCTTTTTGCGGGGGATTTTTTCTTGATTTGTATTCGGGCAGATTCTTCGGCTTTTGGATGATTTTTATTTTGGCGTTGGTGGCATTGATAAAATTTGTGGTTAAAAAATATGTTCGGATTCCTTCATATTGGTAAAAAAAACGGTAAAATTTTTTTTGACCGGCGCGAAGATATCGAGCCGCACGAGATATTTTATGATTATCTGGCCAAGAAGCACGAAGAAACGGCCGATATCGGCGAAAAAAAATTTGAAATATCTTTGCCCCGG is a window of Candidatus Nealsonbacteria bacterium DGGOD1a DNA encoding:
- a CDS encoding rod shape-determining protein MreC; translated protein: MKISASRGLAAAITIAAVAAVIAIMNVPIINSAVKNTAYFIVKPLQSGAWVAGARVYGFFEPLSRAGALADENARLRRDTVDLSAKNARIGELENENAMLREGLNLELNKDFDLKLARIVGKNIAQDVLIIDKGAKDMVLAGMPVITGQKALVGKISKVYDDFSEVTLVTNKSFSFDVKIGSEGIDGLVRGKGGFSAYVDLVSKGKELKNDMPVVTSALGGIFPAGLVVGSIKEIDKNDIETFQSAELSLAFDINGDIDVFAASGKYPAGFQNGTAAVENQTKK